The window CCTGCGTGGTCGCGGGGAAGGCGCAGGCTGTAGCCGACACCGCGCACGGTCTGGATGAGCGGTGGATCGAAGCAGTCGATCTTCTTGCGCAGGTAGCGGACGTACGTCTCGATGATCCGCGCGTCACCGGCGAAGTCGTAGCTCCAGACGTGGTCGAGGATCTGAACCTTGGTCACCACCTGGCCCGCGTTCGCCAGGAGGTAGGCCAAGAGCTTGAACTCGGTCGGTGACAGTGCGACGTACTCCCCCGCCCGGTGCACCTCGTGGGCGCCCTCGTCGAGTTCCAGGTCGGCGTAGCTCAGGACTCTCAGCGAGATCTGGCCTGTGATGGCCGGGGCCGTCCGGCGCAGGACGGCCTCGATGCGCAGCAGCACCTCCTCGATGCTGAAGGGTTTGGAGACGTAGTCGTCTCCGCCGACGCTCAGGCCGCTGATGCGGTCGTCGGTGCTTGTGCGGGCGGTCAGGAACAGGATCGGACAGTCGTTGCCC is drawn from Streptomyces liliifuscus and contains these coding sequences:
- a CDS encoding response regulator transcription factor — translated: MTEQPAAARPRHRLLVVEDEPSIRTLLEATLRLTGYEVSSTDTGQSALLEVERLEPHLVLLDVMLPDLDGFEVTRRLRAAGNDCPILFLTARTSTDDRISGLSVGGDDYVSKPFSIEEVLLRIEAVLRRTAPAITGQISLRVLSYADLELDEGAHEVHRAGEYVALSPTEFKLLAYLLANAGQVVTKVQILDHVWSYDFAGDARIIETYVRYLRKKIDCFDPPLIQTVRGVGYSLRLPRDHAGTSEQ